The Parachlamydia acanthamoebae genome includes a window with the following:
- a CDS encoding DUF6790 family protein has protein sequence MLPIFLFVIALIYAIVKIFQDKVTTKKEQLAILLKSIIFFNIGCMGLIGFYAHTFMPDETARNIGWPTGNPFQFEVAVANLAFGILGVLSPWFPSLFWVPTVLGSVVFLFGCAWGHFVQWGKGDVAPYNAGPFVWFGDGVIPLIYGFLMLYYYNRWGKEDV, from the coding sequence ATGTTACCAATTTTTTTATTTGTGATCGCGCTTATCTACGCGATTGTAAAAATTTTTCAAGATAAAGTCACAACCAAAAAAGAACAGTTAGCCATTCTCTTAAAATCGATTATCTTTTTTAACATCGGGTGTATGGGTTTAATTGGATTTTACGCGCATACTTTTATGCCCGACGAAACGGCGCGTAATATTGGGTGGCCTACTGGAAATCCCTTTCAGTTTGAAGTCGCTGTAGCGAATTTAGCTTTTGGAATTTTAGGCGTTTTAAGCCCTTGGTTTCCCTCTTTATTTTGGGTGCCGACTGTTCTAGGAAGCGTCGTTTTTTTATTTGGATGTGCTTGGGGACATTTTGTACAATGGGGGAAAGGAGATGTTGCTCCTTACAATGCGGGACCATTTGTGTGGTTTGGTGATGGAGTCATTCCCCTTATCTATGGGTTTTTGATGCTTTATTATTATAATCGTTGGGGAAAAGAGGATGTTTAA
- a CDS encoding substrate-binding periplasmic protein: MKLFFSICVALSTYLCTGLNALEKASYSTITPGVLKIGSSFSNPPFINRQKAGLEVDLLNAICKQLKLRCEWVEAAPNQIMEGLDNQQYDLIADGLVMEEGHQQVIDFSIPYLVTHLSLVVSKLKNSSIKSVQELRGKSVGVLSRTAEEEGARQLLNDRQIGKMVIYPFGDMNEALKDLEKGQIDAFLLLYPHAYLLVKEKGSLKILGSLPKPIQKMAFGFSKRNPEFLAAFNRALQQVQRDGTYAKIYKKWFHEAPAEESPNSRR, translated from the coding sequence ATGAAACTCTTCTTTTCAATCTGTGTTGCTTTAAGTACTTACTTATGCACAGGCTTAAACGCTTTAGAAAAAGCAAGTTATAGTACAATTACTCCCGGAGTTTTAAAAATCGGAAGTTCATTTTCAAATCCCCCCTTCATTAATCGACAAAAAGCGGGTTTAGAGGTGGACTTACTTAATGCAATTTGCAAACAGCTAAAACTCCGATGTGAGTGGGTAGAAGCAGCGCCCAATCAAATTATGGAAGGACTGGATAATCAACAATATGATCTAATTGCCGATGGATTGGTAATGGAAGAAGGACATCAACAAGTGATTGATTTTTCAATTCCCTATTTAGTCACACATTTAAGTTTAGTGGTTAGTAAGCTTAAAAATTCATCCATTAAATCCGTGCAAGAATTGCGAGGAAAATCAGTTGGTGTTCTTAGCCGAACAGCCGAAGAAGAGGGAGCTAGACAGCTACTAAATGATCGGCAAATTGGTAAAATGGTGATCTATCCTTTTGGCGATATGAATGAAGCCCTGAAAGATCTCGAAAAAGGACAAATTGACGCTTTTTTGCTCCTTTATCCTCATGCTTACTTACTTGTTAAAGAAAAGGGAAGTTTAAAAATTCTGGGATCACTTCCTAAGCCCATCCAAAAAATGGCCTTTGGATTTAGCAAAAGAAACCCTGAATTTTTAGCGGCCTTTAACCGAGCTTTACAGCAAGTTCAGCGAGATGGAACGTATGCCAAAATTTATAAAAAATGGTTTCACGAAGCTCCTGCGGAAGAATCTCCAAATAGCAGACGTTGA
- a CDS encoding 7-dehydrocholesterol reductase: MRSTPTVYDHMRTSLKTLVPFLLITLCPPSAILFWYTNVSLDGSFVNLWQQIQHQGFFPLLYEVWSPFFFGTQTAWTILAIFAASQLFFMKALPGKIYQGPITPKGNVPIYKANGPFAYFLTLTLFLVCSYGLEWFSPTILYDNLGPLLGALNIFSLFFCLFLYIKGYVAPSSSDAGASGNPIFDYYWGTELFPRLLGWDVKMFTNCRFGMMSWPLLLISFAAKQQELYGLSDSMVVAVLLQLIYITKFFFWETGYLRSLDIMHDRAGYYICWGCLVWVPGVYTSPTLYLVNHPNHLGLPLAALIFALGAVSIMINYLADRQRQKVRESDGNCTVWGKKPFLTVANYTTGDGKQKKNILLASGWWGISRHFHYVPEILGAFFWSVPALFANFLPYFYVVFLTILLIERAFRDDRRCALKYGEDWETYCKHVPYKIIPYMV; the protein is encoded by the coding sequence ATGCGCAGTACACCTACCGTTTATGACCACATGCGGACTTCATTAAAAACTCTGGTTCCTTTCTTATTGATTACGTTATGCCCTCCATCAGCGATTTTGTTTTGGTATACGAATGTGTCGCTTGACGGATCATTTGTCAATTTGTGGCAACAGATCCAGCACCAAGGATTTTTTCCTTTGCTTTACGAAGTTTGGTCCCCGTTTTTCTTTGGAACGCAAACGGCCTGGACAATCTTGGCCATTTTTGCAGCTTCGCAGCTATTCTTTATGAAAGCACTGCCTGGAAAAATCTACCAGGGTCCCATTACCCCAAAAGGAAATGTTCCCATTTATAAAGCAAACGGTCCATTTGCATACTTCTTAACCTTGACACTCTTTCTTGTTTGTTCCTATGGACTTGAATGGTTTTCACCTACAATCCTATATGACAATTTAGGACCTTTGCTAGGAGCATTAAATATTTTCAGTCTATTTTTCTGCTTGTTTCTCTATATCAAAGGTTATGTAGCACCCTCTTCAAGTGATGCTGGTGCTTCTGGCAATCCGATTTTTGATTATTATTGGGGCACAGAACTTTTCCCGCGTTTACTTGGTTGGGATGTTAAGATGTTTACAAATTGCCGTTTTGGAATGATGAGCTGGCCGCTACTTCTGATTTCTTTTGCAGCCAAACAACAAGAACTCTACGGGTTAAGCGATTCAATGGTCGTAGCCGTGCTTTTACAGTTGATCTACATCACAAAATTTTTCTTTTGGGAAACAGGCTACCTGCGTTCACTTGACATTATGCACGATCGTGCCGGCTATTACATTTGCTGGGGATGTTTAGTGTGGGTCCCGGGGGTTTATACCTCTCCAACTCTTTACCTTGTGAATCACCCCAACCACTTGGGCCTTCCATTAGCAGCCCTAATCTTTGCCCTCGGAGCCGTTTCTATTATGATCAATTATCTGGCAGACCGACAAAGACAAAAAGTACGTGAAAGTGATGGAAATTGCACCGTATGGGGTAAAAAGCCATTTTTGACAGTGGCCAATTACACCACAGGTGATGGAAAACAAAAGAAAAATATTCTGCTGGCTTCTGGCTGGTGGGGAATTTCGCGCCATTTTCACTACGTTCCAGAAATACTAGGAGCCTTTTTCTGGAGTGTCCCGGCTTTATTTGCAAACTTCCTACCCTATTTTTACGTTGTTTTTTTAACAATCTTATTAATAGAGCGTGCCTTCCGAGACGATCGTCGCTGTGCACTTAAATATGGCGAAGATTGGGAGACCTATTGCAAGCACGTCCCCTACAAAATTATTCCTTATATGGTCTAA
- a CDS encoding YgaP family membrane protein translates to MFKKNIGTTDRLLRLSFGVVLLALAWWWSSWILLACALFCFYEALASWCVYYQLIGKNSCPISPDKRDR, encoded by the coding sequence ATGTTTAAAAAAAATATCGGGACAACGGATCGATTATTGAGATTGTCCTTTGGTGTTGTCTTATTGGCTCTTGCCTGGTGGTGGAGTAGCTGGATTCTCCTCGCATGTGCATTGTTCTGCTTTTATGAAGCCTTGGCAAGTTGGTGCGTGTATTATCAGCTTATTGGGAAAAATTCATGTCCGATAAGTCCGGATAAAAGAGATCGGTAA